In Vanrija pseudolonga chromosome 4, complete sequence, a single window of DNA contains:
- the SFH8 gene encoding Phosphatidylinositol/phosphatidylcholine transfer protein SFH8, which yields MTLDKDGDAGGSVAVKRSEPAAFPFGFGAAAAAPSSSSAGPAAPPAFATAAARRAELGAHAPLVHQLQRELEDDVDDLINEEGWDPATAAGAQDWASDYGMVFRALRRNHYNTDKTHHYLLGALQRRADRGLGGVIPPPPTPLLSLLPLPKVVDRLGRPIAVLTLRDVVRDASGSLSELKEWIWWGLELVRRALRDYWVDGRRGNGAEGAVLLIDVSGAGYRNMEVELLPTVFSVGHGNFPGLFENVYVINAGWSHRAMWNGAVKRVLPRSSLERVSFLDTLEQKAAVFDLDVLPEEYGGTGPEADPEVMLRRYSHARPHAPSRGPSRVHSVANSRGPSRANSRPPSRDPSRGPSRAPSLGPAGRRSRSASREPPTRSTSMASIADIYYTAPPSPSSTFYSGNGTSYTPSRANSYAGSSVATSRAPSRRSSFGQTLSGGLAGLTGLTSRLAMTKSHNDVRTAAAVQDDDDHVHFADGERVDETRQGRGRGRGRSLGPNDSPVLLQAAPEVSPRPDLHIDTGSALNSGPATSYTGASDVSTSTIHYEAPKSAIQRIKSLSDFHLYLSPSRLAHRDLLSDSEDDEEPTPPPPVHIPLRRTLRPALVDPSALSLAERRAASRRAAGADTPSTPRDKYASMLQEHHARGVEQYRPAALDLCQRSKDDPECYDSTPDATGPNTAAPTTAIQTPYDEIEPEELEDDDYYSHSIVPVSLPAPGMDVSSPSASSDSEVVVRPTRTPVSARDMQYTSQNPWFGYPVVRVPTGDGYAIRPRYGRNRKRDLVKTLLWLFLMRLQSMRDGFERALGLDKLRALTSRWSSSKKQVARTPSQGLVDTAEEKRALVKRTGKHDWIWMLVGFLLVRGTWANMLAESLEPLESTFGTGLREWLGLI from the exons ATGacgctcgacaaggacggagacgcgggcggcagcgtggCCGTCAAGCGCTCCGAGCCCGCTGCGTTCCCGTTCGGCTTTGGCGCAGCGGCTGCagcgccctcgtcgtcgtcggccggcccGGCTGCCCCGCCAGCGttcgcgacggccgccgcgcgccgcgccgagctgggcgccCACGCCCCCCTCGTCCACCagctgcagcgcgagctcgaggacgacgtcgacgacctcatcaACGAGGAGGGATGGGATCCCGCCAcggctgccggcgcgcaggACTGGGCGAGCGACTATGGCATGGTGTTCCGCGCTCTGAGG AGAAACCACTACAATACAGACAAGACACACCACtacctgctcggcgcgctgcagcggcgcgctGACCGGGGCCTGGGCGGCGTGATTCCTCCGCCACCAACCCCTTTgctctcgctgctgcctttGCCCAAGGTCGTTGACCGGCTCGGCCGGCCGATCGCAGTGCTGACCCTCCGCGATGTGGTGCGCGATGCGTCTGGATCGCTCAGCGAGCTCAAAGAGTGGATATGGTggggcctcgagctcgtccgccgcgcTCTGCGAGACTACTGGGTCGACGGAAGGAGGGGAAACGGTGCAGAGGGCGCCGTGCTGCTCATTGACGTCAGTGGAGCTGGGTACAGGAACatg GAAGTCGAGCTCCTTCCTACCGTCTTCAGTGTCGGGCATGGCAACTTCCCCGGGCTGTTTGAGAACGTCTACGTTATCAATGCTGGCTGGTCGCACCGAGCAATGTGGAACGGCGCTGTCAAACGTGTCCTTccccgctcgtcgctggaGCGCGTGTCTTTCCTCGACACTCTAGAACAGAAGGCCGCAGTtttcgacctcgacgtgctGCCAGAAGAGTACGGCGGCACCggccccgaggccgaccccGAAGTCATGCTCAGGCGGTACTCGCACGCAAGGCCACATGCGCCGTCGCGTGGTCCATCGCGCGTCCACTCGGTCGCCAACTCGCGGggcccgtcgcgcgccaACTCGCGCCCACCATCACGCGACCCCTCGCGCGGGCCCTCGCGCGCCCCGTCGCTCGGCCCAGCAGGACGCCGATCACGCAGCGCGTCCCGCGAGCCGCCCACACGCTCCACGTCCATGGCCTCGATCGCTGACATCTACTACACTGCCCCGCCCTCACCCTCGTCCACTTTCTacagcggcaacggcacgaGCTACACGCCCAGCCGTGCAAACAGCTACgctggcagcagcgtcgcgacgagccgcgcgccgtcgcgccgttcgAGCTTCGGCCAGACACTTAGTGGCGGCTTGGCTGGCCTGACGGGCTTGACGTCCCGACTCGCCATGACCAAGAGTCACAACGACGTGCGTACCGCGGCGGCAGTGCaagatgacgacgaccacgtccactttgccgacggcgagcgtgtcgatgAGACGAGGCAAGGGCGTGgccgcggacgcggacgcaGCCTTGGACCAAACGACTCGCCCGTACTCCTCCAGGCCGCCCCGGAGGTGTCCCCGCGGCCTGACCTGCACATTGACACGGGGAGCGCTCTGAACTCTGGTCCCGCGACGTCCTACACTGGGGCATCGGACGTGTCGACCTCTACAATCCACTACGAGGCCCCGAAGAGTGCGATCCAGCGCATCAAGTCGCTCTCCGACTTCCACCTCTACCTCTCACCTTCGCGTCTGGCGCACCGCGACCTGCTCTCCGACtcggaagacgacgaggaaccgacccctccgccgcccgtgCACATTCCCTTGCGGCGTAccctccgccccgcgctcgtcgacccctCAGCCCTGTCCCTCGctgagcggcgtgcggccTCGCGACGTGCAGCTGGAGCCGATACGCCAAGCACCCCGCGCGACAAGTACGCGTCTATGCTGCAGGAGCACCATGCACGGGGGGTAGAGCAATACCGGCCCGCGGCACTCGATCTGTGTCAACGGAGCAAGGACGATCCCGAGTGCTACGACTCGACACCCGATGCGACTGGTCCCAACACTGCCGCGCCAACCACGGCCATCCAGACACCGTACGACGAGATTGAGCCAGAGGAGCTtgaagacgacgactacTACTCGCACAGCATTGTGCCGGTGTCGCTGCCGGCACCGGGGATGGACGTGTCGTCACCCTCAGCTTCGTCGGAttccgaggtcgtcgtccgcccGACACGCACCCCCGTCTCGGCCCGCGACATGCAGTACACGTCGCAGAACCCGTGGTTTGGATACCCCGTCGTCCGCGTGCCTACAGGAGACGGGTACGCGATTCGGCCGCGGTATGGGCGGAACCGGAAGCGCGACCTTGTCAAGACGCTGCTGTGGCTCTTCCTCATGCGACTCCAGTCGATGCGGGACGGGTTTGAGCGTGCCCTCGGTCTGGACAAGCTCCGGGCACTCACGAGCAGGTGGAGCTCGAGCAAGAAGCAAGTCGCCAGGACGCCGTCGCAGGGCCTGGTGGACActgccgaggagaagcgcgcaCTCGTCAAGCGCACGGGCAAACACGACTGGATCTGGATGCTCGTCGGCTTCCTACTCGTCCGCGGCACCTGGGCCAACATGCTCGCAGAGTCACTCGAGCCACTCGAGTCGACTTTCGGGACCGGCCTCCGCGAGTGGCTCGGTCTCATTTAG
- the SPAC23H3.03c gene encoding Nitrogen permease regulator 2: MRSGSDESFLPQIVGLFYTDFDTVAGPQVRHQVPENLITSPGQDAGAPSRSVSRSRSRPRSGSLRHASPVRPAQRSQPKLLDFSSIAEFVIPKPPLFGKLVSCRAPGAWDVGDEGQRNEFEFDERGRPEWDASNRRGKHEYRIIGLASVLGEETRKYDRNQYIWNLCFVFRATARLEAFEPVVRKVARILRSAEIESAYLSNPKPEHTPTLAVLEQLFEDLNSYSETSIPLDGFNTLELKLFPFYPNPPDVTDWDVPIALVNINELKDDNWDITAARVAQHINGINHSARIAQLADADPALVRETLRHMLFYQVIMMVDIFQYSNMYAVTPAFPRLTADETVMEECGPYVTRAGSPVLDWPILAALYTKLTPGTTVHQWCEANGIVAKGIDPRRFTSFGIIKGFLRRVQRWPVIVDRTAPLLLGSGLGPGPATLAVGAAAQGGLGPPVSHEPSKRRVGFQHSAGQSRGGDSTFSRAQTLAGDSQFTLRSTGSATSMQLGASPSGSTVGIAPRTPPSVVARSPGRKIGLGGRADNTGRSLNSAADTHPSISSRRTNGNGTLRSGGGAAGISSFHSIAAARARDGGRQFEREDELIGYLDGNHHADEIQVRMGMSWTQLEKVLGLDVLDDGVGTKGVAVVYR, encoded by the exons ATGAGAAGCGGGTCTGACGA GTCGTTTCTTCCCCAGATTGTCGGG CTCTTCTACACCGACTTTGACACGGTCGCGGGCCCACAGGTCCGGCACCAGGTGCCCGAGAATCTGATCACTTCTCCAGGCCAGGACGCAggtgcgccgtcgcgctccgtctcgcgctcgcgctcgagaccACGCTCCGGATCACTGAGGCATGCGTCGCCTGTCCGCCCAGCGCAGCGCTCGCAACCCAAGCTGCTCGACTTCTCGTCGATCGCAGAGTTTGTCATCCCCAAGCCGCCGCTGTTTGGCAAGCTCGTGAGCTGCCGTGCACCGGGCGCGTGGGACGTCGGAGACGAAGGCCAACGCAACGAGTTTGAGTTTGacgagcgggggcggccaGAGTGGGACGCATCGAACAGAAGAGGCAAGCACGAGTACAGAATCATCGGGCTCGCGAGCGTgctgggcgaggagacgAGGAAGTACGACCGCAACCAGTACATCTGGAACCTGTGCTTTGTCTTCCGGGCAACTGCCAGACTCGAGGCGTTCGAGCCCGTCGTGCGCAAGGTGGCGCGCATTCTGAGGAGTGCAGAG ATTGAATCGGCGTACCTCTCCAATCCGAAGCCTGAacacacgccgacgctcgcgGTGCTGGAACAGCTGTTCGAGGACCTCAACTCGTACTCGGAGACGTCGATCCCGCTCGATGGGTTCAACACACTCGAACTCAAGCTCTTTCCCTTCTATC CCAACCCCCCGGACGTCACCGACTGGGACGTTCCAATCGCCCTCGTTAACAtcaacgagctcaaggaTGACAACTGGGATATCACAgccgcgcgcgtggcgcAGCACATCAACGGCATCAACCACTCCGCGCGCATTGCTcagctcgctgacgccgaccccgccctcgtccgTGAAACGCTCAGGCACATGCTCTTCTACCAGGTCATCATGATG GTCGACATCTTCCAGTACTCGAACATGTACGCCGTGACCCCGGCGTTCCCCCGTCTCACTGCCGACGAGACGGTCATGGAGGAGTGTGGTCCCTATGTCACGCGGGCTGGCTCGCCAGTGCTCGACTGGCCGATTCTCGCGGCGCTGTATACCAAGCTTACACCGGGCACGACAGTGCATCAATGGTGTGAGGCCAACGGCATCGTTGCCAAGGGTATCGACCCACGCCGCTTCACGTCCTTTGGCATCATCAAGGGGTTCCTCCGGCGCGTTCAGAGATGGCCTGTTATTGTCGACCGCACGGCACCCTTGCTACTCGGCTCGGGGTTGGGCCCAGGACCTGCGAcgctggccgtcggcgccgctgcgcagGGCGGGCTGGGTCCCCCCGTTTCGCACGAGCCAAGTAAACGCCGAGTCGGGTTCCAGCACTCTGCAGGCCAAtcacgcggcggcgactcgacATTCTCCCGCGCGCAGACACTGGCGGGCGACTCGCAGTTTACTCTGCGGTCAACGGGGTCTGCAACGTCGatgcagctcggcgcgtcgccctctGGGAGCACGGTTGGCATCGCTCCCCGGACGCCGCCCTCCgtggtggcgaggtcgccaGGGCGCAAGATTGgtctcggcgggcgcgcggacAACACGGGCCGCAGCTTGAACTCGGCCGCCGACACGCACCCGTCAATATCGAGCCGGCGCACGAACGGGAACGGCACACTGCGCTCAGGCGGGGGCGCCGCGGGGATCAGCTCGTTCCACAGCATCGCTGCGGCCCGGGCGCGTGACGGCGGCCGTCAGTTTGAGCGTGAAGACGAGCTCATCGGCTACCTCGATGGCaaccaccacgccgacgagattCAAGTGCGCATGGGCATGAGCTGGACACAGTTGGAGAAGGTGCTGGGTCTCGACGtactcgacgacggcgtgggtACGAAGGGCGTGGCGGTGGTGTACAGGTAG
- the dan_1 gene encoding D-aminoacylase has product MRRLGMRRQTTRVGVACCLATCSPAPPPGAIVRRKVGLVVGGTCCCCCCQLRAVAVPVRTLGRACVHLSPLCLRHSRTDAMTTEPDPNASTPTLIANATIISGEEGATPYVADVLVSNGLIAAIGQSLSPPLGATVVDATGLYLSPGFIDMHAHSDLYLLTSPAHAPKITQGCTTEVVGQDGISYAPVRTKAQMAAIRAQIAGWNGNPSDDECATSLSHIGMFEWRTVAEYLDTLDRNGPATNVAMLVPQGNLRLLACGPYDAVATPSEIAEQATLLREAMADGAVGMSSGLTYTPGMYASTSELAVLCKVLAGYEGAYYAPHHRSYGHRALESYAEMVGLAHDTGCPVHLTHATMNFAENRGRAGELLSLIDSARDTGADITLDTYPYLPGCTTLAALLPSWASAGGPAETLARLNDEMMREKIRVAVEVTGCDGGHGIPTNWDEIEIGSTTHPDLQGYAGRRVSDVARAEARPPISVFFDVLTKDALATSCLMHVGSEANVREIMAHATHMGGSDAILHGSTLHPRAWGTFPRFLGHYARDVGIASVPDMVAHLTSRPAKRLGVYPRRGVVAVGSAADLVLFNPDTVADMATHAEPTLPAKGIEYVFVNGVAALEGGQTTGARAGVTLRRRAADGKVTDRGM; this is encoded by the exons ATGCGTCGGCTTGGGATGCGCCGACAGACGACGCGAGTGGGGGTAGCCTGCTGCTTAGCTACCTGCTCCCCCGCACCCCCACCTGGTGCTATTGTGCGGCGCAAAGTGGGGTTGGTCGTCGGTGggacgtgctgctgctgctgttgtcaGCTGCGCGCAGTTGCAGTTCCAGTTCGCACACTTGGTCGTGCGTGCGTCCACTTGTCTCCTCTCTGTCTTCGACACAGCCGCACCGACGCCATGACGACCGAGCCAGACCCCAACGCGAGCACACCCACGCTCATCGCCAACGCGACCATCAtcagcggcgaggagggcgcgacgccgtacgtcgccgacgtgctcgtctcCAACGGGCTCATCGCGGCCATCGGGCAGTCCCTCTCCCCGCCGCTCGGAGCCACAGTGGTCGACGCGACCGGCCTGTACCTCTCTCCCGGGTTCATCGACATGCACGCCCACTCGGACCTGTATCTGCTCACGTCGCCGGCGCACGCGCCCAAGATCACGCAGGGGTGTACG ACCGAGGTTGTGGGCCAAGACGGCATCTCGTACGCCCCAGTCCGCACCAAGGCTCAGATGGCAGCCATCCGCGCCCAGATCGCAGGGTGGAACGGTAACccctcggacgacgagtgcGCCACCAGCCTGTCCCACATCGGCATGTTCGAGTGGCGCACGGTTGCAGAGTACCTCGACACGCTGGACCGCAACGGGCCAGCAACCAACGTCGCCATGCTGGTCCCGCAGGGCAACCTGCGGCTGCTCGCCTGCGGGCCGTACGACGCGGTGGCTACGCCATCAGAGatcgccgagcaggccacGCTGCTCCGCGAGGCgatggccgacggcgccgtcggcatgtCGAGCGGCCTGACGTACACGCCGGGCATGTACGCGTCCACCTCGGAGCTCGCAGTGCTGTGTAAAGTGCTGGCGGGGTACGAGGGGGCGTACTACGCGCCGCATCACCGGAGCTACGGgcaccgcgcgctcgagagcTACGCCGAGATGGTCGGGCTCGCGCACGATACCGGCTGCCCAGTGCACCTGACGCACGCGACTATGAACTTTGCCGAGAACCGCGGCCGTGCGGGCGAGCTGCTGTCGCTGATCgacagcgcgcgcgacacggGCGCAGACATCACGCTTGACACGTACCCCTACCTCCCCGGCTGTaccacgctcgccgcgctcctgcCTTCGTgggcgagcgccggcggaccggccgagacgctcgcgcgcctcaaCGACGAGATGATGCGCGAGAAGATCCGCGTCGCGGTCGAAGTCACCGGGTGTGATGGCGGCCATGGGATCCCTACCAACTGGGACGAGAttgag ATCGGGTCCACGACCCACCCCGACCTGCAAGGCtacgccggccgccgcgtgtcggacgtcgcgcgcgccgaggcccgcCCGCCCATATCCGTCTTCTTTGACGTGCTGACAAAGGACGCGCTGGCCACCAGCTGCCTGATGCACGTCGGGAGCGAGGCAAATGTGCGCGAGATCATGGCGCATGCCACGCACATGGGCGGCTCGGACGCCATCCTGCACGGGAGCACGCTGCACCCGCGCGCGTGGGGCACGTTCCCCCGCTTCCTGGGACACTatgcgcgcgacgtcggcatcGCGAGCGTGCCCGACATGGTCGCGCACTTGACCTCGCGCCCGGCGAAACGGCTCGGCGTCTACCCCCGCcgcggggtggtggcggtcgGCTCGGCAGCCGACCTCGTGCTCTTCAACCCGGATACCGTCGCGGACATGGCGACGCATGCCGAGCCCACCCTGCCAGCCAAGGGTATCGAGTATGTGTTTGTCAAcggtgtcgccgcgctcgagggcggaCAGACGACGGGGGCACGCGCGGGCGTGACGCTGAGAAGGAGGGCAGCAGACGGCAAGGTCACGGATAGAGGCATGTAG
- the COX11 gene encoding Cytochrome c oxidase assembly protein COX11, mitochondrial has translation MRPTPAISRLAASARPACVRRVAVPRFARAYAAPVPPPPPSSAASSSSAASAAAAARSAAIKAARDKMYAENMRRNRTILLYSVGALAIATGVTYAAVPAYRAFCAATGFAGTPMTDPERFSADRLYATDESKGRPITVRFEATSNDALPWSFEPQQRSVRVVPGQTALAFYTAKNNSDQDLIGIATYNMTPDKIAQYFAKVECFCFEEQKIRAGEEVDLPVFFFIDRDIVDDPTLDNVDDVVLSYTFFRARRNDRGHLEPDAPEEVVHKTLGWDKYEHAPKPGGEAKA, from the exons ATGCGGCCCACACCAGCAATCTCAAGGCTTGCAGCGTCCGCACGgccggcgtgcgtgcgccgcgtcgccgtcccgcGCTTCGCTCGTGCCTACGCGGCCCCagtaccgccgccgcctccctcctcggccgcctcgtcgtcgtccgccgcatcagcagcggcggcagcgcgctcggcagcgaTCAAGGCGGCCCGCGACAAGATGTACGCCGAGAACATGCGCCGCAACCGCACCATCCTGCTGTACTCTGTCGGtgcgctcgccatcgccacaGGAGTCACGTACGCTGCCGTGCCGGCGTACCGCGCGTTCTGTGCGGCCACCGGATTCGCAGGCACGCCCATGACGGACCCGGAGCGCTTCTCCGCCGACAGGCTGTacgcgaccgacgagagCAAGGGCAGGCCAATCACGGTGCGCTTCGAGGCCACGTCCAACGACGCGCTCCCGTGGAGCTTTgagccgcagcagcgcagcgtccgcgtcgtcccCGGCCAGACGGCGCTCGCGTTCTACACGGCCAAGAACAACTCGGACCAGGACCTGATCGGTATCGCGACGTACAACATGACTCCGgacaag ATCGCACAGTACTTTGCCAAGGTCGAATGCTTCTGCTTTGAGGAGCAGAAGATCcgcgctggcgaggaggtcgacctccccgtcttcttcttcatcgACCgtgacattgtcgacgacccgacgctcgacaatgtcgacgatGTCGTCCTGTCCTACACGTTCTTCCGCGCTCGCAGGAACGACAGGGGCcacctcgagcccgacgcgccaGAGGAGGTGGTTCACAAGACTCTCGGCTGGGACAAGTACGAGCACGCGCCAAAGCCCGGAGGAGAGGCAAAGGCATAA
- the rib2 gene encoding Diaminohydroxyphosphoribosylamino-pyrimidine deaminase, whose translation MSASDPQAPGGVIRLPPGSHVVEDADEEIMELYMALSSVALPGGNSGGLGYLDPTAGELDLTIELVPPSSGEEVKTKGRGKKRAAAKAVSVDLVVVQDPAALRGRVGDTGSVLWRSSLHLAKHVLQQHHFPPAAPDAPLLDRAALTSARVLELGAGTGVLASLLAPLCAAYTATDRRENLKLVRRNVEANGKDGAAEVAELDWLDVAAARKKKGDEEYASPLAGDTDLVIAVDCIYNESLVGPLVDTLAALCADGAVAWVVVELRSSDVLTHFLDTWLNDRAGWTIVRLADGAMGSWDGAGPRWVGWVGWVTGAGGA comes from the exons ATGTCCGCGTCCGACCCACAAGCCCCAGGGGGCGTGATCCGTCTACCCCCGGGCtcgcacgtcgtcgaggacgccgacgaggag ATAATGGAGCTGTACATGGCCCTCTCGAGCGTCGCGCTGCCGGGCGGTAACTCTGGCGGGCTGGGCTATCTCGATCCCACGGCGGGCGAGCTGGACCTCACGATCGAGCTTGTGCCCCCGTCGTCGGGCGAAGAGGTCAAGACCAAGGGCCGGGGGAAGAAGAGGGCCGCCGCGAAGGCCGTCAGTGTCGACCTGGTCGTCGTGCAGGATCCTGCGGCATtgcgcgggcgcgtcggcgacacgggcaGCGTGCTCTGGCGCAGCAG CctgcacctcgccaagcaTGTGCTCCAGCAGCATCACTTCCCCCCAGCGGCGCCGGACGCGCCACTGCTCGACAGGGCGGCCCTCACGTCTGCTCGTGTGCTCGAGCTGGGGGCGGGCAcgggcgtgctcgccagTCTGCTCGCGCCCCTGTGCGCAGCGTACACCGCCACTGATCGGAGAGAGAACCTCAAGCTCGTGCGCCGGAATGTCGAGGCGAACGGCAAGGACGGGGCTGctgaggtcgccgagctcgactggCTCGACGTGGCGGCTGCGCGGAAGAAGAAGGGAGACGAGGAGTACGCTTCCCCGCTCGCTGGCGACACGGACCTCGTCATCGCTGTCGACTGCATCTATAATGAGAGCCTGGTTGGTCCGCTGGTCGACACGCTGGCGGCATTATGTGCGGATGGTGCTGTGGCATgggttgtcgtcgagctAAGGAGCTCTGatgtg CTCACGCACTTCCTCGACACATGGCTCAACGACCGTGCAGGCTGGACGATTGTGCggcttgccgacggcgcaaTGGGCTCGTGGGACGGGGCTGGGCCACGCTGGGTGGgatgggtggggtgggtcacgggggcggggggggcGTAG
- the RPN1 gene encoding Dolichyl-diphosphooligosaccharide--protein glycosyltransferase subunit 1 produces MRITPFLGLAAAALASASASARRSHLDDGASTPQSFVNTVVARTVELGGATSLVTTQYNAKALVENPGAYVLALGGEGAPAPAWYEVLVGGKAVDGVEFGSLGGAPALSVPVGKLAKDAQVIISLTTLVTHASRPLPHEIAQRDPQYLLWETNSTLVDSAYKSDVERIKIRSPTPSILQHGQVPNTYTRETDVTKSGSTLTLGPFFNVPPTVGAGASADQGPFYVHYETLQPVVGIRSLKRAAEVSHWGGNLNIQDEISLFNDGPTLRGQFSRLAHQQSKFHASKPAQILTELTLRLPPSAHSVYFYDVIGNVSTSHFRPGQGATTASLSGRAPRVVDGTLEIKPRYPVLGGWNYTFTVGWDSPLSESLHVDAKNGRHVLAVPFLTALKDVVVDEEELRIVLPDGATDVEVFTPFPVDAIEHSVHKTYLDTSGRPVVTITKSLVTENHAQNVYVSYNYPLSAQLQKPLIVTAVVGVLLAIFIVLRRVDYNIASAAERKRK; encoded by the exons ATGCGGATCACCCccttcctcggcctggcagcggcagcgctggccagcgcgtcggcatcagcgcggcgctcgcacctcgacgacggcgccagcaccCCCCAAAGCTTCGTCAacacggtcgtcgcgcgcaccgtcgagctgggcggcgcgacctcgcTCGTCACGACGCAGTACAATgccaaggcgctcgtcgagaacCCGGGCGCGTAcgtgctcgcccttggcggtgagggcgcgcccgcgccggcgtggtaCGAGGTGTTGGTTGGCGGAAAGGCCGTTGATGGCGTCGAGTTTGGGTCGCTTGGCGG CGCCCCCGCCCTCTCCGTCCCCGTCGGCAAGCTGGCCAAGGACGCCCAGGTCATCATCTCGCTCACGACCCTCGTGACGCACGCTTCGCGCCCGCTGCCGCACGAGATTGCGCAGCGCGACCCGCAGTACCTCCTCTGGGAGACCAACTCGACGCTCGTGGACAGCGCGTACAAGTCGGACGTGGAGAGGATCAAGATTCG ctcccccaccccctccatCCTCCAGCACGGCCAGGTGCCCAACACTTACACGCGCGAGACGGACGTGACCAAGTCGGGCTCGACGCTCACGCTCGGCCCGTTCTTCAACGTACCCCCCActgttggcgccggcgcgtcggccgaccAGGGACCCTTCTACGTCCACTACGAGACGCTccagcccgtcgtcggcatccgCAGCctcaagcgcgccgccgaggtcagcCACTGGGGCGGCAACCTCAACATCCAGGACGAGATTTCGCTGTTCAACGACGGCCCGAC CCTCCGCGGCCAGTtctcgcgcctcgcgcaccagCAGTCCAAGTTCCACGCGAGCAAGCCCGCGCAGATCCTCACCGAGCTcaccctccgcctcccccccTCGGCCCACTCGGTCTACTTCTACGACGTGATTGGCAACGTGTCGACGTCGCACTTCCGCCCCGGACAGGGCGCGACCACTGCCTCGCTGtcgggccgcgcgccgcgtgtgGTGGATGGCACCCTCGAGATCAAGCCCCGCTACCCCGTTCTCGGCGGCTGGAACTACACGTTCACGGTCGGCTGGGACAGCCCACTCAGCGAGTCGCTGCACGTTGACGCCAAGAACGGCCGCCACGTGCTCGCTGTCCCCTTCCTcacggcgctcaaggacgtcgtcgtcgacgaggaggagctccgCATCGTGCTGCCCGACGGCgcgaccgacgtcgaggtcttCACTCCCTTCCCTGTTGACGCGATCGAGCACTCTGTCCACAAGACGTACCTCGACACGAGCGGCCGCCCCGTCGTCACCATCACCAAGTCGCTCGTGACTGAGAACCACGCCCAGAACGTGTACGTGTCGTACAACTACCCCCTGTCGGCGCAGCTGCAGAAGCCACTCATCGTcactgccgtcgtcggcgtgctgtTGGCCATCTTTATTGTGCTCAGGCGTGTCGACTACAACAttgcgtcggcggccgagcggAAGAGGAAGTAG